The following proteins are encoded in a genomic region of Cyclonatronum proteinivorum:
- a CDS encoding glycosyltransferase, with amino-acid sequence MNPKASGTSAAQGQPECCCVFVFYNQEHEVEHLLQPFLEALAVLPLQILIYDDGSTDGTPFVIESLIGQAESDHIIFHKHDLRRGIGQCLNLALEDCSTKAFYYVDKHSTLKTEVFASLLRELSFSQAAFTFPASNPALDPTQLAIKHASKKKVPASINYIIRKDRIRPDRLFFNPFLHNGHSAEMLMRAGVSAKALEAPTFFQLSYNEEVYSDLTTQDSRLIMFHSQLSDSEVRGVGSNEDPDLLYEKAEALKSDGRIAAALELCDDILKRFPGHQNSLRLSVELLKRLKKYIEASERSKMIGRDVTRDEKESAPEIDNGDSTGNSTEAPTDAAESEPESDIDQTSGIKTEHTSGAEDGTGSHIPEPQTATAADDDGDEETEVGYDEDPAVDEQAAGREETDTLPEPAGIAQEAVKESAAETDSDAETETANPETKAFEEDAGTEPYADTDTAAQHDTGAETKEEPEAPYERPDHFRHSIVVPVAGFAMQAFEDLVTCLHNFCDPSDTELIIVDNACLDDTWEYLQEMQAHHFFHVRIITNTVNKGVSHALNQGIQAAEGDYVVVMHADVTFKSDVVRQLSTILEHNPEAALAGPVTTNAMQEEQVRAVAQNPEEVLETNWVDGFCLAMRAADENRFDERFHFAWYETTDLCYRKLDEGHKILIATGVLVNHAYGTFTRQLGVSLYSDEFLRSLDVFTQKWIGEAEVPELSDAHPLEQIWQLGETVDPLKPSKKIQEKINALLTDRLATELKNLQDVTDYDLRNFIRALMAVNNRGLMRDLEELLSSLPDPGFGVELLAFYYRNQIFSRCRKYIDMLQDQLPHVALMYALRIAWKENDIETASTRLAEYLEAYPASAEAHFIAAKLYERQGGTEQAAAFMERAQTLDPSVSEES; translated from the coding sequence ATGAATCCAAAAGCTTCAGGCACGTCAGCAGCGCAGGGGCAGCCTGAGTGCTGCTGTGTTTTTGTGTTTTATAATCAGGAGCATGAGGTGGAACACCTGCTCCAGCCGTTTCTTGAAGCTTTGGCAGTGCTGCCTTTGCAAATTTTGATTTATGATGACGGCTCAACAGACGGCACCCCCTTTGTCATAGAGTCACTTATTGGTCAGGCTGAATCCGATCACATCATTTTCCACAAGCACGACCTTCGGCGTGGTATTGGGCAGTGTCTCAACCTCGCCCTTGAAGACTGCAGCACAAAAGCTTTTTACTATGTAGATAAGCACTCCACGCTAAAAACAGAGGTTTTTGCTTCTCTGCTGCGGGAGTTGTCTTTTAGTCAGGCGGCATTCACGTTTCCGGCCAGCAACCCTGCACTCGATCCTACGCAGCTTGCCATCAAGCATGCCAGTAAAAAGAAGGTCCCGGCCTCCATCAACTATATAATCCGGAAGGATCGCATCCGCCCGGATCGTTTGTTTTTCAATCCGTTTCTGCATAACGGACATTCTGCAGAAATGCTGATGCGTGCAGGGGTTTCCGCAAAAGCACTCGAAGCCCCAACGTTTTTTCAGTTGTCTTATAATGAGGAAGTTTATTCAGACCTCACTACACAGGATTCCCGGCTTATCATGTTTCACTCTCAGCTGAGTGATTCTGAGGTGAGGGGGGTAGGCAGCAATGAAGATCCGGATTTGCTCTACGAGAAGGCTGAAGCCCTGAAATCAGACGGACGCATTGCTGCGGCCCTTGAGCTGTGTGATGATATCCTGAAACGCTTTCCGGGCCATCAGAATAGCCTCAGACTTTCCGTAGAGTTGCTCAAACGCCTCAAAAAATATATTGAAGCTTCTGAGCGGTCCAAAATGATTGGTCGGGATGTGACCCGGGATGAAAAGGAATCAGCGCCCGAAATTGACAACGGTGATTCAACTGGCAACAGCACCGAAGCTCCAACTGATGCGGCTGAATCAGAACCCGAATCAGATATCGATCAGACAAGCGGGATTAAAACAGAACATACATCCGGTGCTGAAGACGGCACAGGCAGCCATATTCCCGAACCTCAGACAGCGACAGCAGCAGATGACGATGGCGATGAAGAGACAGAAGTTGGATATGATGAAGATCCTGCGGTGGATGAGCAAGCAGCAGGCCGTGAAGAAACAGATACCTTACCTGAACCAGCGGGGATCGCTCAGGAAGCAGTGAAAGAATCAGCGGCCGAAACAGATTCTGACGCTGAAACCGAAACCGCTAATCCCGAAACGAAAGCGTTTGAAGAAGACGCAGGAACAGAGCCCTATGCCGATACCGATACCGCTGCTCAGCATGATACAGGTGCTGAAACCAAGGAGGAGCCGGAAGCTCCTTATGAGCGGCCAGACCATTTCAGGCACAGTATTGTTGTGCCTGTTGCTGGTTTTGCGATGCAAGCCTTCGAAGACCTCGTCACCTGTCTGCATAACTTTTGCGATCCGTCTGATACGGAGCTCATCATTGTAGATAATGCCTGCCTCGATGATACCTGGGAATATCTGCAGGAGATGCAGGCACATCACTTTTTCCATGTCCGCATCATTACCAATACGGTCAATAAAGGGGTATCACATGCGCTAAATCAGGGCATTCAGGCCGCAGAAGGTGACTATGTGGTTGTGATGCATGCGGATGTCACTTTTAAATCTGATGTTGTCCGGCAGCTGAGTACCATTCTTGAGCATAATCCGGAGGCAGCTCTTGCAGGTCCGGTAACCACAAATGCGATGCAGGAAGAGCAGGTCAGGGCAGTGGCACAGAACCCTGAAGAAGTTTTGGAAACAAATTGGGTTGATGGATTCTGCCTTGCTATGCGTGCAGCCGATGAGAATCGCTTTGATGAGCGGTTTCACTTTGCCTGGTACGAAACGACAGATTTGTGTTACCGAAAGCTGGATGAAGGCCACAAAATTCTTATAGCCACCGGGGTATTGGTGAATCATGCATACGGCACCTTTACAAGACAACTTGGTGTATCGCTGTACTCAGATGAGTTCCTGAGAAGTCTTGATGTTTTTACGCAGAAATGGATTGGAGAGGCAGAAGTGCCGGAGTTAAGCGACGCGCATCCGCTTGAGCAAATTTGGCAGCTTGGTGAAACGGTAGACCCGCTTAAGCCATCCAAAAAAATCCAGGAAAAAATCAATGCACTACTGACCGACAGGCTTGCTACTGAGCTCAAAAACCTTCAGGACGTTACGGACTACGACCTGCGCAATTTTATCCGGGCCCTGATGGCCGTAAACAACCGCGGGCTCATGCGTGATCTTGAGGAGCTCCTGAGTAGCCTGCCGGATCCCGGGTTCGGTGTTGAACTGCTGGCTTTTTATTACCGCAATCAGATTTTTTCCCGCTGCCGCAAATATATAGATATGCTTCAGGATCAGCTGCCGCATGTTGCGCTGATGTACGCACTGCGCATAGCCTGGAAGGAAAATGATATTGAAACGGCCTCAACCCGTCTTGCCGAATATTTGGAGGCGTATCCCGCCTCAGCTGAAGCACATTTCATAGCTGCAAAACTCTACGAGCGGCAGGGTGGTACAGAGCAGGCCGCGGCTTTCATGGAACGTGCACAAACTCTGGATCCTTCTGTAAGCGAAGAGTCCTGA